A single genomic interval of Salinarchaeum sp. IM2453 harbors:
- the fer gene encoding ferredoxin Fer — MSTVTYLNYEIVDEHDWEVTDEVFEKAASKDLDEEDYGSLEVTEGQYILEAAEQEGLVWPFSCRAGACANCAAILVEGEIEMDMQQILSDSEVSEENIRLTCIGSPETDEVKIIYNAKHLPYLQNRVI; from the coding sequence ATGTCTACCGTAACATATCTGAACTACGAAATCGTCGACGAACATGACTGGGAAGTTACTGATGAGGTGTTTGAAAAAGCAGCAAGTAAAGATCTTGACGAAGAAGACTATGGATCACTCGAGGTTACAGAAGGACAGTATATCCTTGAAGCCGCAGAACAGGAGGGGTTAGTTTGGCCATTTTCATGTCGAGCTGGTGCCTGTGCAAACTGTGCCGCAATACTCGTTGAAGGAGAGATTGAGATGGATATGCAGCAAATCCTTTCCGACTCAGAAGTTTCTGAGGAAAATATTCGACTCACGTGTATTGGTAGCCCAGAGACTGATGAAGTCAAGATAATATACAATGCCAAGCACCTTCCATATTTACAAAATCGTGTTATTTAA
- a CDS encoding class I SAM-dependent methyltransferase, which produces MYHTFSVDNADSLEEIDRFQLCSGEELYSYVAGDGTSTVLDIGSGTGFFTKEIAPHVADVFAIDIQQAMHQYHKKHRDDVTAELITATATTIPLANDTIQTAYSTMTYHEYATEESLREIQRVLQPGGQHVIIDWSADAPGDRGPPADERFSLNEAIAHHRDCGFEIGTAKNRYRTFLLVTNNKQ; this is translated from the coding sequence ATGTATCACACATTTTCAGTTGATAACGCAGACTCGCTGGAAGAAATTGACCGATTTCAACTCTGCTCCGGAGAAGAGCTATATTCATATGTTGCCGGGGATGGAACATCTACCGTACTTGATATTGGTAGTGGGACAGGCTTCTTTACAAAGGAAATTGCTCCTCACGTAGCGGATGTATTTGCAATTGATATTCAACAGGCAATGCATCAGTATCACAAAAAACACCGGGACGATGTGACTGCTGAATTAATCACCGCAACAGCCACTACGATTCCTCTTGCCAATGATACCATTCAGACTGCATATTCAACGATGACTTACCATGAATATGCAACCGAAGAATCGCTTAGAGAGATACAACGGGTGTTACAACCAGGCGGCCAACACGTAATCATTGATTGGTCTGCTGATGCGCCTGGAGACCGAGGCCCACCAGCAGATGAGCGATTTTCGTTGAATGAAGCTATTGCCCATCATCGTGACTGTGGATTTGAGATTGGGACTGCTAAAAACCGATATCGAACGTTTCTGCTTGTGACAAATAATAAGCAGTAG
- the gatA gene encoding Asp-tRNA(Asn)/Glu-tRNA(Gln) amidotransferase subunit GatA: protein MSENIFLTETEVESTADGKLSGYTIAVKDNIATENIRTTCGSAMLADYEPPFDATVVDRVKSAGGTIVGKANLDEFGMGTTTETSAFGPTENPVAPGYVPGGSSGGSAAAVAAGEADIALGSDTGGSIRCPAAFCNVVGIKPTYGLVSRYGLIAYANSLEQIGPIAQTVDDAARLLDVIAGSDPKDATTREEGDHTVYTNAVDGDIDGLQIGIPSQLLDGVDEDVKESFWSAIDELEAAGATYQEISLPSVKQAVQAYYVIAMSEASSNLARFDGVRYGHSGGFDGNWNKAFSKARREGFGDEVKRRILLGTFALSAGYQDKYYKQAQDARAWVKQDFDESFETVDIIASPTMPMTPFELGETIDDPMKMYLADTNTTPVNLADLPAISVPIEKADGLPVGLQLVGPAFDEETIIRAGSVLA from the coding sequence ATGAGCGAGAATATCTTTCTCACCGAGACGGAAGTTGAGAGCACCGCGGATGGAAAGCTGAGTGGCTACACCATCGCTGTAAAGGACAATATTGCAACCGAAAATATTCGAACAACATGCGGATCCGCAATGCTTGCAGATTACGAACCCCCATTCGATGCAACAGTTGTTGATCGAGTCAAGTCTGCTGGTGGTACAATCGTCGGCAAGGCAAATCTAGATGAGTTTGGAATGGGAACAACAACTGAAACGAGCGCTTTTGGCCCCACAGAGAATCCTGTTGCACCAGGTTATGTCCCTGGAGGATCCTCTGGAGGTTCTGCTGCAGCGGTTGCAGCTGGGGAAGCCGACATAGCGTTAGGCTCTGATACTGGCGGATCAATTCGCTGTCCAGCAGCCTTTTGCAATGTTGTTGGCATCAAGCCAACATATGGGCTTGTCTCTCGCTATGGGCTCATCGCATACGCGAATAGCTTAGAGCAAATTGGTCCAATTGCACAAACGGTCGACGATGCTGCGCGTTTGCTTGATGTGATTGCTGGTTCCGATCCAAAGGACGCTACAACCCGCGAAGAGGGCGATCACACTGTATATACTAATGCTGTTGATGGTGATATTGATGGACTTCAGATTGGCATTCCATCGCAGTTACTTGATGGAGTAGATGAAGACGTCAAAGAATCCTTCTGGTCTGCTATCGATGAGTTAGAGGCTGCAGGGGCAACATATCAGGAGATTAGCCTTCCATCTGTCAAACAAGCCGTGCAGGCATATTATGTTATCGCAATGTCGGAGGCGTCCTCGAACTTGGCTCGGTTTGATGGTGTTCGATATGGTCATTCTGGCGGATTTGACGGCAATTGGAATAAGGCATTCTCAAAGGCCCGCCGTGAAGGATTTGGAGATGAGGTAAAACGGCGTATTTTACTCGGGACATTTGCACTCTCTGCTGGGTATCAAGATAAGTATTACAAGCAGGCTCAAGATGCGCGTGCATGGGTAAAACAGGACTTCGACGAATCATTTGAGACAGTTGATATAATTGCTTCACCAACTATGCCAATGACGCCATTTGAGTTGGGAGAAACTATCGATGACCCAATGAAGATGTATCTGGCTGATACCAATACTACGCCAGTCAATCTTGCTGACCTTCCAGCGATTTCCGTACCAATTGAGAAAGCTGACGGATTGCCAGTTGGATTGCAGTTAGTCGGGCCAGCATTTGATGAAGAGACAATTATTCGTGCTGGCAGTGTGTTAGCCTGA
- the gatC gene encoding Asp-tRNA(Asn)/Glu-tRNA(Gln) amidotransferase subunit GatC, with product MDNSRVDSEDIHHIAELARIDIDEEDADTFADQLDDVLDYFASLEEIPDVDREAELTNVMRADEVRDSLTQEEALKNAEETEDGYFKGPNVS from the coding sequence ATGGATAACTCACGGGTCGATTCAGAAGACATACACCATATTGCGGAGCTCGCTCGGATTGACATCGACGAAGAGGACGCCGACACATTTGCTGATCAACTTGATGACGTCCTTGATTATTTTGCGTCACTCGAAGAAATTCCAGATGTTGATCGAGAGGCTGAACTTACTAACGTAATGCGGGCAGATGAAGTCAGAGATAGCCTAACACAAGAGGAGGCATTGAAAAACGCAGAAGAGACTGAAGACGGATACTTCAAAGGACCAAACGTTTCATGA
- a CDS encoding transcription initiation factor IIB family protein, with protein sequence MTDTSVREDEREKTQETTDDESVVCPECGGQIASDEEHGETVCVECGLVVEEDEIDHGPEWRAFDAKEKDEKSRVGAPTTKMMHDEGLSTNIGWQDKDAYGQALSSRQRRKMQRLRTWNERFRTRDSKERNLKQALGEIDRMASALGLPDNVRETASVIYRRALDENLLPGRSIEGVSTSALYAAARQAGTPRSLDEIAGVSRVDKDEIARTYRYVVRELGLEIEPADPKQYVPRFVSELELSEEVERRARELLDSAREAGIHSGKSPVGLAAAAVYAASLLVNEKVTQKEVSEVANISEVTIRNRYHELLEASQA encoded by the coding sequence ATGACAGACACGAGCGTGAGAGAAGACGAGCGGGAGAAAACTCAGGAAACGACCGACGACGAGTCTGTGGTTTGTCCAGAGTGTGGTGGACAAATTGCGAGTGACGAGGAGCACGGCGAGACCGTCTGTGTTGAATGTGGACTCGTTGTCGAAGAAGACGAAATTGACCATGGGCCAGAGTGGCGTGCGTTTGACGCTAAAGAAAAAGACGAAAAATCGCGTGTCGGTGCGCCTACGACAAAAATGATGCACGACGAAGGTTTGTCGACGAATATTGGTTGGCAAGACAAAGATGCATACGGACAGGCTTTATCGTCACGGCAGCGCCGGAAAATGCAGCGCCTTCGTACGTGGAACGAGCGGTTCCGAACTCGTGACTCAAAAGAACGAAATCTTAAGCAGGCACTCGGTGAGATCGACCGGATGGCGTCTGCACTTGGCCTCCCAGATAACGTTCGTGAAACTGCCAGCGTGATATATCGTAGGGCACTTGATGAGAACCTCTTACCTGGTCGATCGATTGAAGGTGTTTCAACATCGGCGCTTTATGCGGCGGCTCGACAAGCTGGCACCCCACGAAGTTTAGATGAAATTGCTGGAGTTAGCCGAGTCGACAAAGATGAAATCGCTCGTACCTATCGATACGTGGTTCGTGAGCTTGGACTGGAAATCGAACCGGCTGATCCGAAGCAGTATGTTCCTCGCTTTGTCTCTGAACTTGAACTGTCAGAAGAGGTAGAACGTCGTGCTCGAGAACTCCTCGACTCTGCCCGGGAAGCGGGCATCCATAGTGGTAAATCACCTGTGGGACTTGCAGCAGCGGCTGTCTATGCGGCGTCACTTCTTGTTAATGAAAAAGTTACACAGAAGGAAGTCAGTGAAGTGGCGAATATCTCAGAAGTGACGATTCGGAACCGATACCACGAGTTACTTGAGGCAAGTCAAGCTTAG
- a CDS encoding NUDIX hydrolase, whose translation METTRHFVTTVFVVNDGAVALHEHDRLNLWLPPGGHIERDELPHEAAKREVSEEIGLTVQLVKDLSGYEASQARPIPRPQQLLLEDINVHHEEVGHQHIDFVYYGHVQSRDITPRSDEAPASAWRWFDKEDLQNGPDNLTEDVIGAGSDAIDIVMERR comes from the coding sequence ATGGAGACGACACGGCATTTTGTTACTACCGTGTTTGTAGTCAATGACGGAGCAGTTGCCCTACATGAACATGACCGATTAAATCTCTGGTTACCCCCAGGTGGACACATCGAGCGCGACGAACTCCCGCATGAAGCTGCTAAACGGGAGGTAAGTGAGGAGATTGGCCTTACTGTGCAGCTGGTTAAAGATCTATCTGGTTATGAAGCATCACAGGCTCGCCCTATTCCCCGTCCACAGCAACTTCTTCTTGAAGATATCAACGTTCACCACGAAGAAGTCGGACACCAGCACATTGACTTTGTCTATTATGGGCATGTACAATCACGAGATATCACACCCAGAAGTGATGAAGCGCCAGCATCAGCGTGGCGATGGTTTGACAAGGAGGATTTGCAGAATGGTCCAGACAATCTCACTGAAGATGTTATTGGAGCGGGATCTGACGCTATTGACATTGTGATGGAGCGCAGATAA
- a CDS encoding zinc ribbon domain-containing protein, which translates to MREDEDWGRHGNKCLHDWAFETLLSHIEYKAEEHGIDVERADEHELATSITWCECGTKAESTRVERGLYVCDECGLVANSDCNAAENMRATVTPSPAQDRSNGCLAQQSVRLFDKQTGRVAPQEQVRP; encoded by the coding sequence ATTCGTGAGGATGAAGACTGGGGGCGGCACGGGAACAAATGCCTCCACGACTGGGCGTTTGAGACGCTTCTCAGTCACATCGAGTACAAAGCCGAAGAACACGGTATCGACGTGGAGCGGGCCGATGAGCACGAGTTAGCCACGTCGATAACCTGGTGTGAGTGTGGCACGAAAGCCGAGTCAACTCGTGTTGAGCGTGGGTTGTACGTCTGCGATGAGTGTGGGTTGGTGGCGAATAGTGACTGTAATGCGGCTGAGAATATGCGAGCGACGGTAACTCCGAGTCCTGCACAGGATAGGAGTAACGGCTGTCTGGCCCAGCAATCGGTCCGCCTGTTCGACAAGCAAACGGGGAGAGTAGCCCCACAAGAACAGGTGCGACCGTAA
- a CDS encoding alanyl-tRNA editing protein → MTELRYLPNSDNITTFQTTIVEATQDYIILDGTYFYPEGGGQPADHGTIRWEDGSASIKNVKKSHGDVRHYVDSYTGSSPVENEPVQGNIDETRRKKHSRMHTAQHIVSRVVLDEYGATTAGNQVYADRSRIDFEPAEFDETDISYIETESNQVIEQNLSVVKENRPRDLVENNVDEGRALLDLIPDYVDPLRVVEIENFDMCPCGGTHVDKLGEIGEISIVDWVSKGADTVRIEFELNQ, encoded by the coding sequence GTGACTGAACTTCGTTATCTGCCGAACAGCGATAATATAACAACGTTTCAAACCACGATCGTAGAAGCGACACAAGATTACATTATTTTAGATGGGACATATTTTTATCCAGAGGGAGGCGGACAACCAGCTGACCATGGGACTATTCGCTGGGAGGATGGTTCAGCGTCAATTAAGAACGTGAAAAAATCGCACGGCGATGTTCGACACTATGTGGATAGTTATACTGGATCATCGCCTGTAGAGAATGAGCCTGTCCAAGGCAACATCGATGAAACACGACGGAAGAAGCATAGTCGGATGCATACTGCACAGCATATTGTTTCACGCGTTGTTCTAGATGAATATGGAGCAACTACAGCAGGAAATCAAGTATATGCCGATCGCTCCCGAATTGATTTTGAGCCTGCTGAATTTGATGAAACGGATATCAGTTATATTGAAACTGAATCAAACCAAGTGATTGAGCAGAACTTGTCGGTAGTCAAGGAAAACCGGCCTCGGGACTTAGTTGAGAACAACGTTGATGAAGGGAGAGCACTCTTGGATTTAATTCCTGATTACGTTGATCCACTACGTGTTGTCGAGATTGAAAATTTTGATATGTGCCCTTGTGGCGGAACACACGTCGATAAGCTTGGGGAGATTGGAGAGATATCTATTGTTGACTGGGTCTCAAAGGGAGCAGATACAGTTCGTATTGAGTTTGAGCTCAATCAGTAG
- the hemE gene encoding uroporphyrinogen decarboxylase produces MRSRFLKAARGKQTDRPPVWMMRQAGRYLPEYREIREEYSFLEAISTPDIAAEISLQPWHRFKPDGVVMYSDILTVLEPLGFSYHLESGVGPVIENPVTSTDDVSRSRSDVSDELWYVAEIIDRIESTVGKQAAVIGFAGGPFTLAAYVCEGMPSRTFMDVRRLRAEHPTAFETLLDEFTDVLVEYIAFQTDSGADVIQLFDTYAGLLSPTDYRKFILPRHQRIVNQTDVPTIVFARNMSGNLDLLAETGADVISLDWTVDVQQALQQIDVPTFQGNLDPALLYGEPDTIHERTQSVVGEFGEHPHILNLGHGVDRNTPVENVEAFFDAAKSIGE; encoded by the coding sequence ATGAGATCTCGTTTTCTGAAGGCTGCCAGAGGGAAGCAAACTGACCGGCCGCCAGTATGGATGATGCGGCAAGCTGGACGATACCTGCCTGAGTATCGAGAAATACGAGAAGAGTATTCATTCTTAGAAGCAATTTCAACGCCGGATATTGCAGCCGAAATTAGCTTACAACCTTGGCATCGGTTTAAGCCAGATGGTGTAGTCATGTACTCAGACATCTTGACAGTTCTCGAGCCTCTTGGGTTTTCATACCATCTTGAGTCTGGCGTCGGCCCAGTTATTGAAAATCCAGTAACATCAACCGATGACGTATCTCGAAGTCGATCTGATGTATCTGACGAGTTGTGGTATGTAGCAGAGATCATTGATCGGATTGAATCAACAGTTGGCAAACAGGCAGCTGTAATTGGATTTGCCGGAGGCCCATTTACACTTGCTGCATATGTTTGTGAAGGAATGCCATCACGCACATTTATGGATGTACGTCGTCTTCGAGCGGAACATCCTACCGCATTTGAAACGCTATTAGACGAGTTTACGGATGTTCTAGTTGAGTATATTGCCTTCCAGACGGACTCAGGTGCTGACGTTATCCAGTTATTTGATACATATGCTGGATTACTTTCTCCGACAGATTACCGAAAATTCATTTTACCTCGTCACCAGCGGATTGTTAATCAAACAGACGTGCCAACAATTGTCTTCGCCCGAAACATGAGTGGTAATCTCGATTTGCTGGCAGAAACCGGTGCCGACGTTATCAGCCTTGATTGGACCGTTGATGTACAACAGGCGCTGCAGCAAATAGATGTGCCTACGTTCCAAGGGAATCTTGACCCAGCATTACTCTATGGAGAGCCAGATACAATTCATGAACGGACTCAGTCTGTCGTGGGTGAGTTTGGTGAGCACCCGCACATTCTCAATCTTGGTCATGGAGTTGATCGTAACACCCCCGTCGAAAATGTTGAGGCGTTCTTTGATGCCGCAAAATCTATTGGGGAGTGA
- a CDS encoding HVO_2922 family protein encodes MSEESLYEESKPKKRRGLSTFFRGLARRLRRGKKVPVNDAQDAVVDIPSEVETGIEVTQESDEVSLQVNLSWSEDDIEEIVETDVIASKARFEVYRDAGDKHRWRLIHDNGNIIADGSEGYASKQKAKQGLESVRSNAPGAYVVDVSKDEDTPKEGGSDATFEVFKDKAEEWRWRLVHDNGNILADGGQGYASKQKAKQGLTSVQINVPGAPIEEPE; translated from the coding sequence ATGAGTGAGGAATCACTATATGAGGAGAGCAAGCCAAAAAAGCGACGAGGTCTGTCAACATTTTTCAGAGGGCTCGCAAGACGACTTCGGCGCGGGAAAAAAGTGCCCGTTAACGATGCACAAGATGCTGTAGTAGACATCCCAAGTGAGGTCGAAACGGGAATTGAAGTGACACAAGAAAGTGATGAAGTCTCGCTGCAGGTTAATCTTTCTTGGTCAGAGGACGATATCGAAGAGATCGTCGAAACAGATGTCATCGCGAGTAAAGCCCGGTTTGAAGTGTACCGCGACGCAGGTGATAAGCATCGTTGGCGGCTTATCCATGACAATGGCAATATTATTGCAGATGGCTCTGAAGGATATGCTTCAAAACAAAAAGCAAAACAGGGCCTAGAAAGTGTACGCTCGAATGCTCCTGGGGCATATGTTGTTGATGTCTCAAAAGATGAAGACACACCTAAAGAGGGCGGGAGTGATGCAACATTTGAAGTATTTAAAGACAAGGCTGAGGAATGGCGCTGGCGTCTTGTTCATGACAATGGTAACATCCTTGCTGACGGCGGTCAAGGGTACGCCTCAAAGCAGAAAGCAAAGCAGGGTCTCACAAGTGTTCAAATAAATGTACCCGGTGCACCTATCGAGGAACCTGAATAG
- a CDS encoding HAD family hydrolase: protein MNTNYAAIIYDLDGTLVQLDVDWAQTRQDAINELADHGLTISTNSLWDVYTRAAEAELKQIVEQVITDHEKQGARSAHLLPLAGELPASVPVGVCSLNSEIACRIALEQTDLSTYIDTVVGRDTVLEQKPSPQPLNKVLENLEAAPEQAIFIGDSPRDQEAAKRANIDFEFVSDRISSQDRLS from the coding sequence ATGAATACAAACTACGCGGCTATAATTTATGATCTAGATGGCACACTTGTACAATTAGATGTTGATTGGGCACAGACAAGGCAGGATGCAATTAATGAACTAGCAGACCATGGACTTACTATTTCGACAAATAGCCTCTGGGATGTATACACTCGTGCTGCCGAAGCAGAGCTAAAACAGATTGTCGAGCAAGTAATCACTGATCATGAAAAGCAAGGAGCTAGAAGTGCACACCTATTACCACTAGCTGGAGAACTTCCTGCTTCTGTACCAGTTGGGGTGTGTTCGCTTAATTCAGAAATTGCCTGCCGTATCGCACTTGAACAAACAGACCTTAGCACATATATTGATACGGTTGTCGGCCGGGATACGGTATTGGAACAGAAGCCTTCGCCACAACCACTCAATAAGGTCCTTGAGAATCTGGAGGCTGCGCCAGAACAAGCGATTTTTATTGGAGACAGCCCACGCGATCAAGAAGCAGCAAAGCGAGCAAATATCGACTTCGAATTCGTATCTGATCGGATTAGTTCACAGGATCGGTTGTCGTGA
- a CDS encoding PAS domain-containing sensor histidine kinase, which produces MTSDQSYSADLSADQFRFLIEQTSDVITVVDEMGTIKYQSPSSTHVKGWAPEELHGADITEYIHPDDRERVVNQFQRLVEESGYIDTEIEFRFRSKDRGWIWIAATGTAADGKHGLDGYITASRDITDRKETEEELKTERDRLALLNQIVRHDIRNDMSVILGWAAQLEKNIDKQSKDTLDRIIAAAQHTMELTESVRDITELLGSDNPDLEPIDLIEVIEDEIAQVQSDFAGHSKPLKITGDKQFPNELHVQASPLLRSVFGNLLHNAVYHNDKESVEIEISIEEESDLINIRVADNGPGISDERKREIFGRGEKGLESSGSGLGLYLVDSLVSTFGGSVWVEDNEPEGAVFVIELLKAKME; this is translated from the coding sequence ATGACGAGCGATCAGAGTTATTCGGCGGATTTATCCGCTGACCAGTTCCGATTCCTCATTGAACAAACCTCGGATGTGATCACCGTCGTTGATGAGATGGGGACGATCAAATATCAATCTCCAAGCTCGACGCACGTTAAGGGATGGGCTCCCGAAGAGCTGCATGGAGCAGATATTACAGAATACATCCATCCAGATGATCGAGAGCGAGTTGTTAACCAATTTCAAAGACTAGTTGAAGAGTCTGGATACATTGATACCGAGATTGAATTCAGGTTTCGATCAAAAGATCGAGGCTGGATATGGATTGCAGCAACCGGGACTGCTGCGGACGGTAAGCATGGACTTGATGGCTATATTACAGCAAGTCGTGATATTACCGATCGAAAAGAGACGGAAGAAGAATTAAAAACTGAGCGTGATCGACTCGCGTTACTGAACCAAATCGTGCGTCATGATATCCGTAACGATATGTCTGTCATTCTTGGATGGGCAGCCCAACTTGAGAAAAATATCGATAAACAGAGCAAGGACACACTAGATCGTATCATAGCGGCAGCACAGCATACTATGGAATTAACTGAATCGGTCCGAGACATTACGGAATTGCTGGGGTCTGATAACCCTGATCTTGAACCGATTGATCTTATCGAAGTGATTGAAGATGAGATTGCACAAGTTCAATCTGATTTTGCTGGCCATTCAAAGCCGCTGAAAATCACCGGTGACAAGCAATTTCCAAATGAACTTCATGTGCAAGCTAGCCCACTGTTGCGGTCTGTCTTTGGGAATTTGCTCCACAATGCTGTCTACCACAATGACAAGGAGTCCGTTGAGATTGAGATATCTATTGAGGAAGAGTCTGATTTGATTAATATAAGAGTTGCTGATAACGGGCCGGGGATCTCAGATGAACGAAAGCGGGAAATTTTCGGACGAGGTGAAAAGGGGCTTGAAAGTTCAGGAAGTGGGCTTGGACTATATCTTGTTGATAGTCTTGTTTCCACATTTGGCGGATCAGTTTGGGTTGAAGACAATGAGCCAGAAGGAGCAGTGTTTGTTATCGAATTACTCAAAGCTAAGATGGAGTGA
- the hemH gene encoding ferrochelatase gives MKTGIVLLNYGEPQTVDRNTVRDYLIRIFMDNASLDGDTTEAEIRERSEQLAERRLPGLLEEYREIDGSPLIKQATSQKEALDTELDQRCQSVNVYHAMQHVDPLIPDITEQLAADEISQVIAVPVYPLCGQSTTVSSVNALEESIADLSEYNPNFYSITGWHRSPSYTRLRAENITTYLDRNNLEPNDSNTAFVFSAHGTPIKYLEGDSRYDLYVDEYTEMISQVLGIEEYHLGFQNHENRGIDWTEPDIETVIESLDESVEHVIVEPMSFMHEQSETLVELDIDLKKEAVERGFSFHRIPVPHDDDRFPALLADLVEPIIADVSPEYYQLRQCQCRPKENTYCLNAPFEN, from the coding sequence ATGAAAACAGGAATTGTATTACTTAATTATGGTGAGCCACAGACCGTAGATCGGAATACTGTTCGAGACTATCTCATTCGTATCTTTATGGACAATGCCTCATTGGATGGAGATACAACCGAGGCTGAGATTCGAGAACGATCAGAGCAACTCGCTGAACGACGTTTGCCTGGATTGCTTGAAGAATACCGGGAAATTGATGGATCACCACTTATTAAACAGGCCACCTCACAGAAGGAAGCTCTCGATACAGAGCTAGATCAACGTTGCCAATCCGTTAATGTGTACCATGCAATGCAACACGTTGATCCGTTAATTCCGGATATTACAGAACAACTGGCGGCTGATGAGATCTCACAAGTCATTGCAGTTCCCGTGTATCCGCTTTGTGGCCAGTCGACAACAGTTTCATCTGTCAACGCGTTGGAAGAAAGTATTGCAGATCTTTCTGAGTATAATCCTAATTTTTATTCGATTACAGGATGGCACCGATCACCATCGTACACTAGGTTGCGGGCAGAGAACATTACCACGTATTTGGACCGTAATAATCTTGAACCAAATGACTCAAACACAGCGTTTGTTTTCTCAGCTCATGGTACGCCAATAAAGTATTTGGAAGGCGACAGCCGCTATGATCTTTATGTCGATGAATATACCGAGATGATCAGTCAAGTGCTTGGGATAGAAGAATATCACCTCGGATTCCAAAATCATGAAAACCGTGGAATTGACTGGACCGAACCAGACATCGAGACAGTGATTGAATCCTTAGATGAATCAGTCGAACACGTTATCGTCGAACCGATGAGCTTCATGCACGAACAATCTGAGACACTTGTCGAGCTGGATATTGATCTTAAAAAAGAGGCAGTTGAGCGAGGATTTTCGTTCCATCGAATTCCTGTCCCACATGATGACGATCGGTTCCCGGCATTACTCGCAGACTTAGTAGAGCCGATTATTGCTGATGTTTCTCCTGAGTATTATCAGTTGCGACAGTGTCAATGCCGTCCAAAAGAAAACACATATTGTCTAAACGCGCCGTTTGAGAACTGA
- a CDS encoding universal stress protein, whose amino-acid sequence MVSEILVPMDDSEHAEKALEYAIDNFPEAEISVLHVIGVPSSMMGEATTLALEDDAEEAVTKRTDPVFKRAQEIAKKRNREVTTLTGIGHPARNIIDRAEEYDTIVIGAHGSDWKRASRRFLVGNVADAVSKRAPIPVIVVR is encoded by the coding sequence ATGGTGTCAGAGATCCTCGTACCGATGGATGACTCAGAGCACGCCGAAAAAGCGCTCGAATATGCAATAGATAATTTTCCTGAGGCCGAAATATCTGTCCTGCACGTAATTGGAGTACCTTCTTCGATGATGGGTGAGGCAACAACGCTTGCACTGGAAGATGACGCTGAGGAAGCAGTTACCAAACGAACGGATCCGGTATTCAAACGTGCTCAGGAGATTGCAAAAAAGCGTAACCGAGAAGTCACGACGCTAACTGGCATTGGGCATCCAGCGCGAAATATTATTGACCGTGCCGAAGAATATGACACAATTGTTATTGGAGCACACGGTTCAGACTGGAAGCGTGCGTCCCGGCGATTCCTTGTTGGAAACGTAGCAGATGCGGTCTCAAAACGTGCTCCAATCCCCGTGATTGTTGTCAGATAG